In Isoptericola jiangsuensis, the following proteins share a genomic window:
- a CDS encoding amidohydrolase, with translation MPRRESPRREDGRVSALSTAELTAIYTDLHAHPELAFAERRTAGIVAERLRGLGYDVHEGVGGTGVVGVLSSGDGPTVLLRADMDGLPVTERTGLPYASTDTAVTPDGHATGTMHACGHDVHVTCLLGAAAELAARRTEWSGTVLALFQPAEEVGGGARAMVDDGLFDRVGTPDVVLGQHVMPLPVGVVNLTPGTAMAATDSERITLHGRGGHGSSPEATVDPVLMAAATIQRLQGIVSREVGAGEKAVVTVGSVRAGTQANIIPDRAELLVNVRTFDAGVRERVLAAIHRIVAAEAAASGAPLDPEHEGIATFHLMVNDPDASHRTGAVLARTLEAHRGTIEAAGGTPALIAMPPLPGSEDVGDLATAAGVPLVYWNLGGFDTALFEGFDLSTATGMGNLPDGVAPNHSPFFAPVPEPTLDLGVALLVAAAREWLAHP, from the coding sequence ATGCCCCGCCGCGAGTCCCCACGGCGAGAGGATGGGCGGGTGAGCGCACTGAGCACCGCCGAGCTGACGGCGATCTACACGGACCTGCACGCCCACCCCGAGCTGGCGTTCGCCGAGCGCCGGACGGCGGGGATCGTCGCGGAGCGCCTGCGCGGTCTCGGCTACGACGTCCACGAGGGCGTGGGCGGGACCGGCGTCGTCGGGGTGCTGAGCAGCGGCGACGGGCCGACCGTGCTGCTGCGCGCCGACATGGACGGCCTGCCCGTCACGGAGCGCACGGGGCTGCCGTACGCGTCCACGGACACCGCCGTCACCCCGGACGGCCATGCCACGGGCACGATGCACGCGTGCGGCCACGACGTGCACGTCACGTGCCTGCTGGGGGCCGCGGCGGAGCTCGCGGCCCGGCGCACCGAGTGGTCCGGCACGGTCCTGGCGCTGTTCCAGCCCGCGGAGGAGGTGGGTGGCGGCGCCCGCGCGATGGTGGACGACGGCCTGTTCGACCGCGTCGGCACGCCCGACGTCGTGCTGGGCCAGCACGTCATGCCGCTGCCCGTCGGGGTCGTCAACCTCACGCCGGGCACGGCGATGGCCGCCACGGACTCCGAGCGCATCACCCTGCACGGCAGGGGCGGCCACGGCTCCAGCCCGGAGGCGACCGTCGACCCCGTCCTCATGGCGGCCGCGACCATCCAGCGGCTACAGGGCATCGTGTCCCGCGAGGTCGGGGCGGGGGAGAAGGCGGTCGTCACCGTCGGGTCGGTGCGCGCCGGGACCCAGGCGAACATCATCCCGGACCGCGCCGAGCTGCTGGTCAACGTGCGCACGTTCGACGCGGGCGTGCGGGAGCGGGTGCTCGCCGCGATCCACCGCATCGTCGCCGCCGAGGCCGCGGCGTCGGGCGCACCGCTCGACCCCGAGCACGAGGGCATCGCGACGTTCCACCTCATGGTCAACGACCCGGACGCCTCGCACCGCACCGGCGCCGTCCTCGCGCGCACCCTGGAGGCGCACCGCGGCACGATCGAGGCCGCCGGGGGCACCCCCGCGCTGATCGCGATGCCGCCGCTGCCCGGTTCGGAGGACGTGGGCGACCTCGCGACCGCCGCGGGAGTCCCGCTCGTCTACTGGAACCTCGGGGGGTTCGACACCGCGCTCTTCGAGGGCTTCGACCTGTCGACCGCCACCGGCATGGGGAACCTGCCCGACGGCGTCGCCCCGAACCATTCGCCGTTCTTCGCCCCCGTGCCCGAGCCGACCCTCGACCTGGGGGTCGCGCTGCTCGTGGCCGCCGCCCGGGAGTGGCTCGCGCACCCCTGA
- a CDS encoding YrhK family protein — protein sequence MPDDPPLTLRIGPDELVVRDRYESASIVNDILIGVWFVVGSALFFGSATETAGTVLFLVGSVQMLLRPGIRLARRVHLRRIGSVHAETARDF from the coding sequence GTGCCCGACGACCCGCCCCTCACCCTCCGCATCGGTCCCGACGAGCTGGTCGTGCGTGACCGGTACGAGTCCGCCAGCATCGTCAACGACATCCTCATCGGCGTGTGGTTCGTGGTCGGCAGCGCCCTGTTCTTCGGCTCGGCCACCGAGACGGCGGGCACGGTGCTGTTCCTCGTCGGCAGCGTGCAGATGCTGCTGCGCCCGGGGATCCGGCTGGCGCGTCGCGTCCACCTCCGTCGCATCGGCAGCGTGCACGCCGAGACCGCGCGCGACTTCTGA